The following coding sequences are from one Shewanella putrefaciens window:
- the kdsA gene encoding 3-deoxy-8-phosphooctulonate synthase has translation MSNKIINLGSIEIANDKPFVLFGGMNVLESRDLAMSIAETYAEVTQKLGIPYVFKASFDKANRSSVNSYRGPGMEEGLKIFEEIKKTFNLPLITDVHETYQCAPVAEVVDIIQLPAFLARQTDLVVAMAKTGAIINVKKPQFLAPHEMRHIITKFNEAGNDEIILCERGSCFGYNNLVVDMLGMDEMKQSGYPVIFDATHALQRPGGRSDSAGGRRAQATELARCGMALGLAGLFIEAHPDPDNAKCDGPCALPLHQLENYLKQMKAIDDLVKSFEPIDTSK, from the coding sequence ATGAGTAATAAAATCATAAACCTAGGTTCAATCGAAATTGCAAACGATAAACCTTTTGTGTTGTTTGGTGGCATGAACGTGCTTGAGTCTCGTGATCTCGCGATGTCGATTGCTGAAACTTATGCCGAAGTCACCCAAAAATTGGGGATCCCCTATGTATTTAAGGCCTCCTTTGATAAGGCGAATCGCTCTTCTGTCAATTCTTACCGTGGTCCAGGTATGGAGGAGGGGTTAAAGATTTTTGAAGAAATCAAAAAAACCTTCAATCTGCCATTGATCACCGACGTACATGAAACCTATCAGTGCGCCCCCGTTGCTGAAGTGGTTGATATTATTCAGTTGCCAGCATTCCTTGCCCGTCAAACCGATTTGGTTGTGGCAATGGCAAAAACGGGTGCCATCATCAATGTGAAAAAACCGCAGTTTTTAGCACCTCACGAGATGCGCCATATCATTACTAAATTTAATGAAGCGGGTAATGACGAAATCATCCTCTGTGAGCGTGGCTCATGTTTTGGTTACAACAACTTAGTTGTTGATATGCTGGGTATGGATGAGATGAAGCAGTCGGGTTATCCAGTGATTTTCGATGCAACCCATGCATTGCAACGCCCTGGTGGTCGTAGTGACTCTGCGGGTGGCCGCCGTGCCCAAGCGACTGAATTAGCTCGCTGCGGTATGGCACTTGGTTTGGCAGGTTTGTTTATTGAAGCTCACCCTGATCCAGATAATGCTAAGTGTGATGGCCCATGTGCGCTACCTTTGCACCAGTTAGAAAATTATCTGAAGCAAATGAAAGCCATTGATGATCTCGTTAAATCCTTCGAGCCAATCGATACAAGTAAGTAA
- a CDS encoding flavocytochrome c has protein sequence MKIKYLSIFICSMLTASSWAADNKNDLASFHKDINGCKTCHTAPNKVSDSETFENKQCKSCHGDYEKLANPKLEIDPHSSHLGDINCTSCHKGHEQPKLYCNECHSFKGLDMPFNKAKSKEPWDKGWDNEAINKAIAAGPKETTDVIVVGAGSAGFNAAIAAKKAGANVILLDKAPFSGGNSMLAAGGYNAVGTAQQKDHKVDDKIEWYVEDTMKGGRYANDPKLVQILAEQSADGIKWLESLGANMDDLKRSGGARVDRTHRPSGGLSVGPHIIDVLRKASDKEGVDTRLNSKVVKLVVDDEQRIVGVVVHGKHSGHYMVAAKSVVLATGGYGFNKEMIAFYRPTFKGMTSSNNITSTGDGIELAKAVGASMTDIDWIQTHPTVGKDSRILISETVRGVGAIMVNKDGNRFINELTTRDKASDAILKQPEQYAWLVFDNELYKKAKMVQGYDHLEMLEKANTVAELAKITGMTSSVLEKTITNYNRYFKQGKDEAFNREQMPLSIEKAPYYAVKVAPGIHHTMGGVAIDTKAEVLDIQSQPLKGLFAAGEVTGGVHGYNRLGGNAVADTVIFGKIAGTNAAKHALTQK, from the coding sequence ATGAAAATAAAATATTTGAGCATCTTTATATGTTCAATGTTAACGGCTTCGTCATGGGCTGCAGATAATAAAAATGATTTAGCATCATTTCATAAAGATATCAATGGCTGTAAAACATGCCATACAGCACCCAATAAGGTAAGTGACAGTGAAACATTTGAAAATAAACAATGTAAATCCTGCCATGGTGATTATGAAAAACTAGCAAATCCTAAACTTGAAATTGATCCACACTCTTCACATTTAGGCGATATTAATTGTACGTCATGTCATAAAGGACATGAACAACCCAAATTATATTGCAACGAATGCCATTCATTTAAAGGGCTCGACATGCCTTTTAATAAAGCAAAATCCAAGGAGCCATGGGACAAAGGTTGGGATAATGAGGCAATAAATAAAGCGATTGCTGCAGGCCCGAAAGAAACAACGGATGTGATTGTTGTTGGGGCGGGTAGCGCTGGATTTAATGCTGCAATTGCTGCTAAAAAGGCGGGTGCTAACGTTATATTACTCGATAAAGCGCCATTTAGTGGTGGCAACTCTATGCTCGCCGCAGGCGGGTATAATGCCGTCGGGACGGCTCAGCAAAAAGACCATAAGGTCGATGATAAAATCGAATGGTATGTCGAAGATACAATGAAAGGCGGTCGATATGCTAACGATCCTAAATTGGTACAAATCTTAGCGGAACAATCTGCTGATGGCATTAAATGGTTAGAATCTTTAGGCGCCAATATGGACGATTTAAAGCGTTCTGGTGGCGCCAGAGTCGATAGAACACATCGTCCATCGGGTGGTTTAAGTGTTGGTCCACATATTATCGATGTACTTAGAAAAGCATCCGATAAAGAAGGTGTTGATACAAGACTCAATTCTAAAGTGGTCAAGTTAGTTGTTGATGATGAACAAAGAATTGTGGGTGTTGTCGTCCATGGTAAACATTCAGGCCACTATATGGTTGCAGCTAAGTCGGTGGTTTTAGCCACAGGCGGCTATGGGTTTAACAAAGAGATGATTGCTTTTTATCGCCCTACATTTAAAGGTATGACAAGCTCGAACAATATTACTTCAACAGGAGATGGTATTGAACTGGCTAAAGCAGTCGGTGCAAGTATGACTGACATTGATTGGATCCAAACACATCCAACGGTAGGGAAAGATAGCCGGATATTAATTTCAGAAACGGTCCGAGGTGTCGGTGCCATAATGGTAAATAAAGATGGCAACCGCTTTATCAATGAATTAACAACCCGCGATAAAGCCTCTGATGCCATCTTAAAGCAGCCTGAACAATATGCTTGGTTAGTATTTGATAATGAATTATATAAAAAAGCCAAAATGGTTCAGGGGTATGATCATTTAGAAATGCTTGAAAAGGCCAATACCGTTGCAGAGCTTGCAAAAATAACGGGGATGACTTCAAGTGTTTTGGAAAAAACGATCACAAACTACAACCGTTATTTCAAACAGGGTAAGGATGAGGCATTTAATCGTGAACAAATGCCACTATCAATAGAAAAAGCCCCCTACTATGCCGTAAAAGTTGCGCCCGGAATCCACCATACGATGGGCGGGGTAGCCATTGATACGAAAGCAGAGGTGCTTGATATACAAAGCCAACCACTTAAAGGTTTATTTGCGGCAGGCGAGGTTACCGGCGGCGTTCATGGGTATAACCGACTAGGTGGTAATGCTGTAGCTGATACCGTGATTTTCGGCAAAATCGCAGGGACAAATGCGGCAAAACACGCACTAACCCAAAAATAG
- a CDS encoding porin, translated as MKNTKYIYLGAVLICSTQTLAEPLDFYGRLWLGVANSSNGLSGNEKVDGFSLENYASYLGVKGEYAAYDNFSLLYKFEAGIESFDNDDSNIFKPRNAYLGFKTNYGSAVFGRNDTVFKSAEGKVDLFNITSSDMNMIIAGNDRLGDSVTLNSAKVVGVTMGISYVFDKDFNQKNPELSDKQNNYAVSFTVGDASFKNKNHYFSIAYADGLNLLEATRLVGGLSVASIKFGAMYQHSESSLYDNIKGNSYLLSMSVPIDKYDIKLQYLKDDAGLGKITKNAGADLKTLKESDASQYSLGVDFKAQKDLTFGVGISYFDGDYTDAKGHTEFDDTLIFVSTRYLF; from the coding sequence ATGAAGAATACTAAATATATTTATCTTGGTGCAGTTTTAATTTGTTCAACTCAAACATTAGCTGAGCCATTAGATTTTTATGGACGCTTATGGCTGGGTGTTGCAAATTCAAGTAATGGTCTATCTGGTAATGAAAAGGTTGATGGCTTTTCTCTTGAAAATTATGCTTCATATTTAGGTGTTAAAGGAGAATATGCTGCATATGATAACTTTAGCTTGTTATATAAATTTGAAGCAGGAATAGAAAGTTTTGATAACGATGACTCCAATATTTTTAAACCTAGAAATGCTTACTTAGGTTTTAAAACTAACTATGGGTCAGCCGTTTTTGGTCGAAATGATACTGTTTTTAAAAGTGCTGAAGGAAAAGTGGATTTATTTAATATTACCTCTAGCGATATGAATATGATCATTGCGGGTAACGATAGATTAGGTGACTCCGTAACATTAAACAGCGCTAAAGTCGTTGGTGTGACTATGGGGATTAGTTACGTTTTTGATAAGGACTTTAATCAAAAAAATCCAGAACTATCTGATAAACAAAACAATTACGCGGTAAGTTTCACGGTAGGGGATGCATCGTTTAAAAATAAAAATCATTATTTTTCAATTGCATATGCTGATGGTTTGAATTTACTAGAGGCAACAAGATTGGTAGGCGGACTTTCCGTCGCATCGATAAAATTCGGCGCTATGTATCAGCACTCAGAGTCGAGTTTGTATGACAATATTAAAGGGAACTCCTATCTATTAAGTATGAGTGTTCCAATTGATAAATATGATATAAAGCTGCAGTATCTAAAAGATGATGCCGGGCTTGGTAAAATTACAAAAAATGCTGGAGCAGATCTAAAAACACTAAAAGAGAGTGATGCAAGTCAATATTCACTCGGGGTTGATTTTAAGGCCCAGAAGGATTTGACATTTGGTGTAGGTATCTCCTATTTTGATGGTGATTATACCGATGCCAAAGGGCATACTGAGTTCGATGATACTCTCATTTTTGTATCTACAAGATATTTGTTTTAA
- a CDS encoding LysR family transcriptional regulator, whose amino-acid sequence MIFKAIHSERQISKAAKVLHMSTPAVSMALKELESSLGCRLFERVSGGLVVNAHGEIILPYANEMLCKGKELENIFSFPEHGIKGTLTIGSSKTAGNYVLSRKIPLFKSQYPDVKIKLVVDNSLVIEKMVSERELDLGFIDAKPASKNLICDHWLQDNLCIVSGATHPAASDVNTKAWLSEQLWIFDHEASLSRIRAIQLLKSLNIHVRDEICMSTIGAIKRAIGTGIGLSVLPMLAIDAELARKDLTLLSVDGWDYKRTYWSIQREGEELSALSMSFLAFSKQSYNHLS is encoded by the coding sequence ATGATCTTTAAAGCTATACATTCTGAGAGGCAGATCTCAAAAGCAGCAAAAGTGCTTCATATGTCAACACCTGCTGTCAGTATGGCACTTAAAGAATTAGAAAGTTCTTTAGGTTGCAGGTTATTTGAGCGGGTGTCGGGTGGTTTGGTTGTTAATGCCCATGGAGAAATTATATTACCTTATGCAAATGAAATGCTCTGTAAAGGGAAGGAGTTGGAAAATATATTCTCATTTCCTGAGCACGGGATTAAGGGAACCTTAACTATTGGAAGTAGTAAAACGGCTGGTAATTATGTTTTATCTAGGAAAATTCCTTTATTTAAAAGCCAATATCCAGATGTAAAAATAAAATTGGTTGTTGATAATAGTTTAGTTATTGAGAAGATGGTCTCTGAAAGAGAGCTCGATTTAGGTTTTATAGATGCCAAACCAGCGAGTAAAAATCTTATTTGTGATCACTGGTTGCAAGATAATCTTTGTATTGTGAGTGGTGCGACTCATCCCGCAGCTAGTGATGTAAACACAAAAGCGTGGCTTAGTGAACAATTATGGATATTCGACCATGAAGCATCGCTTTCTCGAATTCGGGCAATACAGTTATTAAAAAGTTTAAATATTCATGTCCGTGATGAAATTTGCATGTCGACAATTGGCGCGATTAAGAGAGCCATTGGGACTGGTATAGGGTTGAGTGTACTGCCTATGCTAGCTATTGATGCTGAATTAGCTCGGAAGGATCTTACTTTATTATCTGTTGATGGATGGGATTATAAACGGACTTATTGGTCAATTCAGCGAGAAGGTGAAGAATTGTCTGCACTGAGCATGAGTTTTTTAGCTTTTAGCAAGCAATCATATAATCATCTTAGCTAA
- a CDS encoding DUF819 family protein, translating to MLSSDLEIGFFLALLLVGIFYTHSSSIKFFNILYRIFPLMLICYILPAIFSSLNIIDASNSQLTEIAKTHFMPSCLFLLILSTDFFALTLVGRKLLGMYVLGAVSICIGGPLSLWFGAVFFPDELLWQGDNAAWKGMSTLMANWLGGTANQLAIKEIHHVGDAVFAVMMAMNVLFSGLWMVILLFIAERQDKIDDLLKADKSFRPIFCHDLKPKVMLKLTRYYWILILMSVFLMVMFFTNNLSSFLAKTIADHFPALFKYNLTSDFFWSVLIATFLGLLFSLTNARHVLVNETRHLALFFIYIMIMLMGLNFDISALSAAPYYVCIGFVWFFIHIIILFIFTVFFRLPIMYLAIASQCNIGGAASAPVVASAFHPRLASAAVLMAVWGYTWASLLAWYVGFLMQSIQP from the coding sequence TTGCTTTCATCGGATCTTGAAATAGGATTTTTTTTAGCACTTTTACTCGTTGGTATTTTTTATACTCATTCATCCTCCATCAAGTTTTTTAACATTTTATATCGTATTTTTCCTTTAATGTTAATCTGTTACATTTTACCCGCTATTTTTAGTTCACTAAATATTATTGATGCTAGTAATAGTCAGCTCACCGAAATAGCAAAAACACATTTTATGCCCAGTTGCTTGTTTTTATTGATTTTAAGTACCGATTTCTTTGCTTTAACCTTAGTGGGCAGAAAACTGCTAGGTATGTATGTGTTAGGTGCGGTAAGTATCTGCATTGGTGGTCCATTAAGTTTATGGTTTGGCGCAGTATTTTTTCCTGATGAACTCCTTTGGCAAGGGGATAATGCAGCGTGGAAAGGTATGTCAACACTGATGGCCAACTGGCTTGGTGGAACCGCGAATCAATTAGCGATCAAAGAAATTCACCATGTAGGTGATGCAGTCTTTGCAGTAATGATGGCAATGAATGTTCTTTTTTCTGGTTTATGGATGGTTATATTACTTTTTATTGCAGAACGCCAAGATAAAATTGATGATTTACTGAAGGCTGATAAAAGTTTTAGACCGATATTTTGTCATGATCTCAAGCCTAAAGTGATGCTTAAGCTAACTCGTTATTATTGGATATTGATATTGATGAGTGTCTTTTTGATGGTGATGTTCTTTACCAATAATTTATCCTCTTTTCTTGCTAAAACCATTGCTGACCATTTTCCTGCTTTATTTAAGTATAATCTCACTTCTGATTTTTTTTGGTCAGTGTTAATTGCCACTTTCTTAGGTTTGTTATTTTCATTAACAAATGCAAGGCATGTATTAGTCAATGAAACTCGGCATCTCGCACTTTTTTTTATTTATATCATGATTATGTTGATGGGATTGAATTTTGATATTAGTGCATTGAGTGCAGCGCCATATTATGTTTGTATTGGGTTTGTTTGGTTTTTTATACATATTATTATTTTGTTTATTTTTACTGTTTTTTTTCGTTTACCTATTATGTACTTAGCAATTGCAAGCCAGTGTAATATTGGTGGGGCAGCTTCTGCGCCTGTTGTGGCGAGTGCCTTTCACCCAAGGTTAGCATCTGCTGCGGTATTGATGGCTGTTTGGGGTTACACTTGGGCTTCTTTATTGGCTTGGTATGTTGGCTTTTTAATGCAGTCTATTCAACCCTAA
- a CDS encoding EAL domain-containing protein has protein sequence MLTRLNLLQTQMRNLISAYDLSPKHWAVILLLPILLAMGLSYATTSYTVHNKARDIGHFNLERLQDLLKKSDSISEFAMTLGEGDCAKLSEFMRFRPYYRAVLLFNEKAFYCSSIVGDINLPLNFLLPEDRLKDSTYYIVPETLARPGVPAVMTVSKDAKTHHGAIVLIEGQYLIDNFIQPDVFPRPVSNVVLGLHGATLPTEPNFGEGDVIAVPAIDNDFVMLLEVPRAFFEHFFWIYFGVSLPIFFIFILLLCLLFLRKKRRHSLADDIRSGIENKEFFLVYQPVICTEDGKAKGVEALVRWQHPQMGLVRPDLFIPIAEDSQLIVPLTNYIFEKALEDFANMEVEAGFRIGFNVAPEHFAQVDIESKFIHLRDSLQRIGVTPLIEITERQLLTPDICQRIEGLRQLGILVAIDDFGTGQTTLSLLQTMPLDYLKIDKCFIDTIGQESVTSHVLDTIIELSHKMHYVVVAEGVETQDQADYLTSRQVHFLQGYLFAKPMKLEELKRWLVEQI, from the coding sequence ATGCTGACCCGTTTAAATTTACTACAAACTCAAATGCGCAATCTGATATCTGCCTATGACCTTTCGCCTAAGCATTGGGCGGTCATCTTGCTACTGCCTATCTTGCTTGCAATGGGGCTGAGTTATGCCACGACAAGCTATACGGTGCATAATAAAGCTCGGGATATTGGACATTTTAATTTAGAGCGTCTTCAGGATTTATTGAAGAAGTCAGATAGCATAAGTGAGTTTGCAATGACTCTTGGGGAGGGTGATTGCGCTAAGTTAAGTGAGTTTATGAGGTTTAGGCCATACTACCGAGCGGTATTATTATTTAATGAAAAGGCTTTTTATTGTTCATCTATCGTCGGTGATATCAATCTTCCTCTCAATTTTCTTCTACCAGAAGATAGATTAAAAGATTCAACTTATTACATAGTGCCTGAAACCCTTGCTCGCCCCGGTGTTCCAGCGGTGATGACTGTTTCAAAAGATGCTAAAACTCACCATGGCGCGATTGTGTTAATAGAAGGTCAGTATCTTATTGATAATTTTATTCAACCTGATGTTTTTCCGCGCCCAGTGAGTAATGTCGTGCTTGGATTACACGGGGCAACATTGCCAACAGAACCCAATTTTGGTGAGGGTGACGTTATTGCGGTACCTGCTATCGATAATGATTTTGTGATGTTATTAGAAGTGCCTAGAGCGTTTTTTGAGCATTTTTTCTGGATTTATTTTGGTGTGTCATTACCGATTTTTTTTATTTTTATCCTTTTATTGTGTCTATTATTCTTACGGAAAAAACGTCGTCACTCCCTTGCTGACGATATCCGTAGTGGTATAGAAAATAAAGAATTTTTCTTGGTTTATCAGCCTGTAATTTGTACCGAAGATGGAAAAGCCAAAGGGGTTGAAGCACTTGTTCGTTGGCAACATCCTCAAATGGGGTTAGTTCGACCTGATTTATTTATTCCTATCGCTGAAGATAGTCAGTTAATTGTGCCTTTGACCAATTACATCTTTGAAAAAGCCTTAGAAGACTTTGCCAATATGGAAGTTGAGGCTGGTTTTAGGATTGGTTTTAACGTGGCGCCAGAACATTTTGCTCAAGTGGATATTGAGTCGAAATTTATCCATTTACGGGATTCTCTCCAACGTATCGGTGTCACTCCACTGATTGAGATCACTGAGCGGCAACTCTTGACACCAGATATCTGCCAGCGTATTGAGGGGTTACGGCAGTTAGGTATTCTCGTCGCGATTGATGACTTTGGTACAGGGCAGACAACCCTCTCTTTGCTGCAAACTATGCCCTTAGATTATCTAAAAATTGATAAGTGCTTTATCGACACAATAGGACAAGAGTCGGTAACATCCCATGTACTTGATACTATTATTGAACTTTCACATAAAATGCATTATGTGGTGGTTGCGGAAGGGGTTGAAACTCAAGATCAGGCAGATTATTTAACTAGCAGACAAGTACACTTTCTACAGGGGTATTTATTTGCAAAGCCTATGAAACTTGAGGAGTTAAAACGCTGGTTAGTCGAGCAGATCTAA
- a CDS encoding P-II family nitrogen regulator, with the protein MKLVTTIIKPFKLDDVREALTQLGINGMTVTEVRGFGRQKGHTELYRGAEYAVDFLPKIKLEMAIHTEQKDAVIEAIMTAAHTGKVGDGKIFVTDLEQVVRIRTSEEGADAI; encoded by the coding sequence TTGAAACTGGTCACCACAATAATTAAACCGTTCAAATTAGACGATGTACGTGAAGCTCTAACCCAACTGGGTATAAATGGCATGACGGTTACAGAAGTCCGCGGCTTTGGTCGTCAAAAGGGGCATACAGAACTCTATCGTGGTGCCGAATACGCTGTCGATTTTTTACCTAAAATAAAACTTGAAATGGCCATCCATACTGAGCAGAAAGACGCCGTCATTGAAGCCATTATGACAGCCGCGCATACAGGTAAAGTAGGCGATGGAAAAATCTTTGTGACGGATCTTGAACAAGTAGTACGCATCCGCACCTCAGAAGAAGGTGCCGATGCAATATGA
- a CDS encoding ketopantoate reductase family protein has translation MNSANIEIAILGAGAVGQLICHQLHTAGNPVGFIGKTTDIVQEQQLSFTALMQPETMVSPPLESHYTVPMFEPKQEALLGIKLIIVCVKAYQVLEAITPLLDKLSSQCHILLLHNGMGSHLALAPLIGSRGLSLGTTSQGVLRQQRWQIKQTGQGLTQIGHYCGKQLDERYRQLLLEAIPNCEWVDNIIPCLWQKLAVNAAINPLTAIYQCPNGMLAEPQFNHIITAILDELVSVAAQDGITLDRKFLQDRVYRVITLTAENFSSMHQDIAHQRRTEIDQINGYICERARVHGLSAAINTEMCKKVKLLEISKPAGQHGQ, from the coding sequence ATGAACTCCGCTAATATTGAAATCGCAATTCTGGGCGCAGGAGCGGTAGGGCAATTGATTTGTCATCAGCTTCATACGGCAGGAAACCCTGTCGGCTTTATTGGAAAAACGACGGATATAGTGCAAGAGCAGCAACTTAGCTTTACCGCCTTAATGCAGCCAGAAACAATGGTCAGCCCTCCCCTTGAAAGTCATTACACAGTGCCAATGTTTGAGCCTAAGCAAGAAGCGCTGTTAGGTATAAAACTTATCATCGTTTGTGTTAAAGCCTATCAAGTACTCGAGGCAATTACGCCTTTACTCGATAAACTTTCAAGCCAGTGTCATATTTTGCTACTGCATAACGGTATGGGGTCACACTTAGCTTTAGCTCCCCTTATCGGTTCTCGCGGCCTTAGTTTGGGAACAACATCCCAAGGTGTGCTTCGCCAGCAGCGTTGGCAGATAAAACAAACAGGGCAAGGGTTAACCCAAATTGGGCATTATTGTGGCAAACAGCTTGATGAGCGTTATCGTCAACTCTTATTGGAAGCCATCCCCAATTGTGAATGGGTTGATAACATCATTCCTTGTCTATGGCAAAAACTGGCGGTTAATGCGGCAATCAATCCCTTAACTGCAATATATCAATGCCCTAATGGAATGCTAGCAGAGCCGCAATTTAATCACATCATTACAGCTATCCTTGATGAGTTAGTCTCAGTTGCTGCACAGGATGGTATAACACTCGATAGGAAATTCTTACAGGACAGAGTCTATCGAGTGATAACGCTTACGGCAGAAAACTTTTCCTCAATGCACCAAGATATTGCACATCAAAGGCGCACTGAAATAGATCAAATCAATGGCTATATCTGTGAGCGTGCTAGAGTGCACGGCTTAAGTGCCGCTATTAATACCGAAATGTGCAAAAAAGTTAAACTGCTAGAAATATCAAAACCTGCTGGGCAGCATGGGCAATAA
- a CDS encoding VanZ family protein, translated as MITKNTLFKLALAVAFVVISYLVFSRPTYSQSIPHIDKIGHLGSFFCLSYLTYLAFRPKWYWLSLVLASYAVIIELVQSRLPYRSASIGDVLADFAGIALFYFCLWIYGKYFRAAQLQE; from the coding sequence GTGATAACCAAAAACACCCTATTTAAACTGGCTTTAGCCGTAGCCTTTGTCGTAATCAGTTATCTGGTGTTTTCCAGACCGACCTATTCACAGAGCATTCCTCATATCGATAAGATTGGCCATCTTGGGAGCTTTTTTTGCCTATCCTATCTGACCTATCTCGCTTTTCGCCCAAAGTGGTATTGGCTATCGCTCGTGCTGGCAAGCTATGCCGTAATCATCGAGTTAGTGCAGTCCCGCTTACCCTACCGCAGTGCATCAATAGGAGATGTACTTGCCGATTTTGCAGGTATCGCGCTGTTTTACTTTTGCCTTTGGATCTATGGTAAATACTTTCGCGCTGCACAATTGCAAGAATAA
- a CDS encoding YajQ family cyclic di-GMP-binding protein: MPSFDIVSEVDEVELRNAVENSRRELSSRFDFRGKNAEIEYKDHVVTLSAEDDFQCKQLVDILRTQLSKRNVEPSAMDVDEKSVHSGKTFSLKVRFKQGIETDIAKKVVKMIKDSKLKVQSSIQGDTVRVTGKARDDLQAVMALVRQSELGQPFQFNNFRD, translated from the coding sequence ATGCCTTCATTTGATATCGTGTCTGAAGTGGACGAAGTTGAATTACGTAACGCTGTAGAAAACTCCCGTCGTGAACTTAGCAGTCGTTTTGACTTTCGTGGAAAGAATGCTGAAATCGAATATAAAGATCATGTGGTTACTCTGTCTGCTGAAGACGATTTCCAATGTAAGCAGCTTGTAGACATTTTACGGACTCAGTTAAGTAAGCGTAATGTGGAACCTTCAGCAATGGATGTGGATGAAAAGTCGGTACACAGTGGTAAAACATTTTCGTTGAAAGTGCGTTTTAAGCAAGGGATCGAAACCGATATTGCTAAAAAAGTCGTTAAGATGATTAAAGACAGTAAGCTGAAAGTGCAATCCTCTATCCAAGGTGACACGGTACGGGTAACAGGTAAAGCCCGTGATGACTTACAAGCGGTAATGGCGTTAGTGCGTCAATCTGAATTAGGTCAGCCTTTCCAATTCAATAACTTCCGCGATTAA